Genomic segment of Sebastes umbrosus isolate fSebUmb1 chromosome 19, fSebUmb1.pri, whole genome shotgun sequence:
AGTTTGACACCTACAAGGTATGATGACAAATCCAGATCAGATAGAATCCAATTACTTTCAATTGAAACCCAATGTATTTGGCCTTTTTTATGAATATGCGTCTATTTCTCCTcagtctcagctgcagcagtggATCAAAGGCAATGTCAGCAACTGTGCCCACTCCATGTTCATCTTTGATGAGATGGACAAGATGCATCCTGGCTTGATTGACAGCATAAAGCCGTACCTGGACTACTACGACAAGCTGGATGGAGTTTCTTATCGGAAAGCCATCTTTATCTTCCTCAGGTGAAAAAATCAAAAGCATTCCAGTCTGACCtgtcaaacattttcatttgaacCATAGAAAGGGTTCAATCTAGGGAACGAAAGTGAATCACTTGTCTGTTTATAAATACACATgaaccctttaaaaatggcatGATCCTCTTTAgattaatgtaaaataaaaaccataatagctgGAGCATTCATTCttcttgcagcagaaagctaaggcttctgtctttcgtGTCATCATTTTTTACATTCGTTATGATGTCATTACGTTCGTAATGGAAGGAAACTATCAAAGCGCCTTGCACTTGATCTGCTTATAAAAATGagaatatctcaaaaactaaaaaaatgttcTTAGTTCAAATAGCTTATGAagtgttaagaaatattttgtccacgtttctacatttagaaatcttttggatcaatatgttttgtgtttttatttaattagtaacattttatgaaaaaaatacatttttatattttgggaatttatgacaattttaatacttttatcaatttTTATAGTTTATTGCCTGTCATAACCttttagcttaggttgtacagGTTTTACGGATATGAAGCATTGAATAAACAATTCAGAGAAGTTGTATGTAGTAATACAGTAAGAAAGGAGAAGTGTACGTAGAGTTTTCTGCAGTTTCTCTCAGTTAAACAGCAAAATGTGCAAGAACATCCTGAATTTAGTGATGTTAAATGTAATTCCATCAGAATCTTGACAATGGGTGTGTTATTAAATGCTCTTGTTGAGGAGATGTTTTGTCGATGTTTTCGACAAGTTGTTTGCAAATAACGAAAACATCTGTGGTGTGAtcaatgtaaaaatgttttgcACCTGTTTGCAGCCTTTGAGATATATTTGGTCAGAGTTTGGTGTGTTGGGGCTAAAAGCTAGTATTTTATATGATAAAAACTCAACAGAGCAGTGACGTATAAAAACACTTCTGTGtttaaaactttgtttttgacattcacttgatggtgatgatgatgatgatgacatagAACTACAATCATTTGCTGCTGCAATCAGAGGCAAATTTTAATATGCTCCCCGTTTCTAATCTTCCTCCTAGCAATGCTGGAGGGGAGAGCATCACACAGCAGGCTTTAGATTTCTGGAAAGCAGGACGAGATCGAGAAGAGATCGAGCTAAAAGATCTGGAAACATTGATCTCTCTATCGGTGTTCAACAACAAGAAAAGTgagtataaaataaatgaacgCTTCTTTGTTTTCCTGGATATTTTGTTGTCATCACTCAGAAACTAGACTTGATGAAAAACGTGGATTCTTGTACTACTAAAGTATCTGTTAATCACTTCCTACAGGTGGCTTGTGGCATACTAGTCTGATTGACAAGAACTTGGTGGACTTTTTCGTCCCGTTTCTGCCTCTGGAGTACAAGCACGTTGTCCAATGCGCCATGGCTGAGATGAAAGCCAGAGGTGCTCGGCCAGACGAGAATGTGGCAGACCTGGTGGCCAGAGACGTCGTCTATTTCCCCAAATCGGAGAGAGTGTTCTCCGTCAAAGGCTGCAAAACGATAGAGAGCAAGTTGGACTACTACACATAATCTGATGGATGCTACGTTCGATCACTATGTGcacttttttaaagaaaaacagtcTTAGCCAAATGACTAAAGAGAGGAAGTCAACCTGACTGAACTCTGCAGAGCTCCCTGTGGAGGTTTCTCTGTTTGACCTTGTGGCCAAGTGGAGGATTTCAGCAGACCTTCTCCAATGTTGCGTATCGCTTACACTGAATGTGGAGGCTGATGAAAGAGAACAGCACCAgttgaatgaaaaaataataagactGGAATGCTATCCCTTTATAAGTGATTAAGGGGTTTGATCGCCGCTTTAGTGAGAGTCTCAAAGGCGGGTTAGTTTTCCTTAATGACTAACCAGGTGTCCTTCTGTCAGTAAAACCACGGCATTTCACTGTTGTGCATTTGCTTTtttaatgtgtatatattatatgGATTACTGGAAACACCTGCCTTAATTCTTTTAatgtcacctttttttttaaatccactgaGTCATTTCACTCACATGTCCACTGTGCATGAGTTCATCAACAGTCAACGTAGGCCTTGGTGGTCTCTATtcaaatacagaaatacatgaTGCAGAAAACTGTTTCTATGTGTCATATTGAAATGAATTCTATAATATACACTGTAATTGATATGGATGTTTCCATATTGAAATGTTTCCAGGTGTAATTTTGCCTTATTCACACCGTGACAGACCATCTACAGACACTGGAGATGAACTCAGGATAATATTCTCACAACACAACATGTTACcaaaacttgattttttttttttaattcttaaaaATGCAGACAGTTCAGAATACAACATTCTAATGATATTGTATATATCAGAGTGGTTGATTATCcaattacttttatttaaaattcaACCAAAAGGTTTCTttcaatactcaatattttgtCTTAAAAGATTCAGTTGGTTTCTCAAAATCTGACCGTTTGCTGTCAGGTTTTGatccacaaaaacaaaatgttgtgAAATATTTTCTATACAATTGCTCAGTGAGGGAGCTTTAAGTGGAATGTGAAAGAATATTGTTTGTGTGGATGGAAAACCAACACTAGCGAGCCTCTCTGCTGTAAACACACCAGACAAACAAAtcacaaataaaatatgaaatgttcTTGATGTCACTGTTTCTGATGTATGCTTCACATCAGGCTGAAGAGTGCGGACCATGACCTTTGAACCATAGGGGGACAATTTAATGAAGCAGCTGTCTTAATGATGAAAAGCTGACCCCGAACATGAGGTTACATCTTAGCTGATGCGTCATCCTGAAAGCTGCGAATGGATTCATGAGCAACGACAACCGGAAGAAGAAGCCCCTGGTGCTCTCTGCAGCtttgttcatattttcataTCTGAACTTCACTTCCCATATTCAAATAAATGTGACACCGACAAGGTATGA
This window contains:
- the tor1 gene encoding torsin family 1 isoform X2 — its product is MKSAHLCVLLSVLSSASLLVHSFEPFTTTLVLGVGAALGRTIYNYLHESCDPKWIALNATGLEADLESKLFGQHIASRIILKAVNGFMTNDNPRKPLVLSLHGWTGTGKNFVSQLIADNIYKEGMDSSFVHIFTSELHFPHASQFDTYKSQLQQWIKGNVSNCAHSMFIFDEMDKMHPGLIDSIKPYLDYYDKLDGVSYRKAIFIFLSNAGGESITQQALDFWKAGRDREEIELKDLETLISLSVFNNKKSGLWHTSLIDKNLVDFFVPFLPLEYKHVVQCAMAEMKARGARPDENVADLVARDVVYFPKSERVFSVKGCKTIESKLDYYT